In Populus alba chromosome 9, ASM523922v2, whole genome shotgun sequence, a genomic segment contains:
- the LOC118032392 gene encoding protein FAR1-RELATED SEQUENCE 3: MDVHVIDNEEGTSHRGVAYNGDAEPNDSGEANNGEHDEDGAAELHEPCVGMEFDSENAAKTFYDEYARRLGFSTKVAHFTRPKTDGAIAAREFVCGREGLKRRSADSCHAMLRIELKRGKWVVTHFVKEHNHSTVNPSKVHYLRPRRHFAGAAKSAAKTGQGVGVSPSGDGQAVAVATSGFSQVGGVVPSGVMYLSMDGNRTPVTETNHGVRNTTPAEPNRVVKTSTAVNYIARSSNQKRTLGRDAQNLLEYFKKMQAENPGFFYAIQLDDENRMANVFWADAKSRTAYTHFGDAVTFETSPRVNQYRVPFAPFTGLNHHGQTILFGCAILLDDSEASFVWLFKTFLTAMHDQQPASLITNQDKAIQTAVSQVFPDTRHCISKWHVLREGQEKLAHVCNAHPNFQLELYSCINLTETIEEFENSWIDILDKYDLRGHDWLQSLYDARAQWVPVYFRDSFFAVMCPNQGFDGTFFDGYVNQQTTLPMFFRQYERALDNWFERELEADFDTICTTPVLRTPSPMEKQAANLYTRKIFAKFQEELVETFVYTANRIEGNADIGTFRVAKFEDNQRAYMVSLNCPEMRANCSCQMFEYSGILCRHVLTVFTVTNVLTLPPHYILKRWTRNAKTGAGTDDRGVDLPGQESLTLRYNNLCREAIKYAEEGAITVETYNAAMGALREGGKKVAVVKKNVAKVSPPGSQGGGTGNDDWKTSTSASDTTPFLWPLQDEVTRRFNLNDNGTPVQSVADLNLPRMAPVSLQRDDGPPGNMAVLPCLKSMTWVMENKSSTPGNRVAVINLKLQDYGKTPSTELEVKFQLSRVTLEPMLRSMAYISEQLSTPANRVAVINLKLQDTETTTGESEVKFQVSRDTLGAMLRSMAYIREQLSISVEPQAEPPSKKHRK, translated from the exons ATGGATGTTCATGTGATTGACAATGAAGAGGGGACGAGTCATCGTGGGGTGGCCTACAATGGAGATGCAGAACCAAATGACAGTGGAGAAGCAAATAATGGCGAGCATGATGAGGATGGAGCTGCTGAGTTGCATGAGCCATGTGTCGGCATGGAATTTGATTCTGAGAATGCTGCTAAGACTTTCTACGATGAGTATGCTAGACGTCTAGGTTTTAGCACCAAAGTTGCTCACTTTACCCGTCCTAAAACTGATGGGGCCATAGCTGCTAGGGAGTTTGTATGTGGTAGGGAGGGTTTGAAGAGAAGGTCTGCGGATAGTTGCCATGCAATGCTTAGAATAGAATTAAAGAGAGGTAAATGGGTCGTGACACACTTTGTAAAGGAGCATAACCATTCAACTGTTAATCCCAGTAAAGTGCACTACCTTCGGCCCCGCAGGCATTTTGCTGGTGCTGCAAAGAGTGCTGCCAAAACTGGGCAAGGAGTGGGAGTTTCTCCAAGTGGTGATGGCCAAGCAGTAGCAGTTGCTACTAGTGGTTTTAGCCAAGTAGGGGGAGTTGTTCCAAGTGGTGTAATGTATCTTTCCATGGATGGAAACCGCACACCTGTCACGGAGACAAATCATGGAGTTAGGAACACTACCCCTGCTGAACCAAATCGTGTCGTTAAGACTTCTACAGCAGTGAATTATATTGCTCGGTCCAGTAACCAAAAGAGAACACTTGGTAGGGATGCTCAGAATCTGTTGGAGTATTTCAAGAAAATGCAAGCTGAGAATCCTGGTTTCTTTTATGCAATACAACTCGATGATGAAAATCGAATGGCAAATGTTTTTTGGGCTGATGCAAAGTCAAGAACAGCTTACACTCATTTCGGTGATGCAGTTACATTTGAAACAAGTCCTCGAGTAAATCAATATAGGGTGCCATTTGCCCCATTTACAGGTTTGAACCATCACGGCCAAACAATTTTATTTGGCTGTGCAATACTTCTTGATGATTCTGAAGCTTCTTTTGTTTGGTTGTTCAAGACATTTCTGACAGCAATGCATGATCAACAGCCTGCTTCACTAATCACCAACCAAGACAAGGCCATACAGACGGCAGTTTCTCAGGTGTTTCCTGATACCCGACACTGTATCAGTAAATGGCATGTTTTAAGAGAAGGTCAGGAAAAACTGGCTCATGTATGTAATGCACATCCCAATTTTCAATTGGAACTGTATAGCTGTATCAACTTGACTGAAACTATTGAGGAGTTTGAAAACTCATGGATTGATATTCTTGACAAATATGATTTGAGAGGACATGACTGGCTTCAATCATTGTATGATGCTCGCGCTCAATGGGTTCCTGTGTACTTTCGGGATTCCTTTTTTGCTGTAATGTGTCCAAATCAAGGATTTGATGGTACTTTTTTTGATGGTTATGTGAACCAACAGACCACATTGCCAATGTTCTTTAGACAGTATGAAAGAGCATTAGATAATTGGTTCGAAAGAGAGTTAGAAGCAGATTTTGATACAATTTGCACCACACCAGTTTTGAGGACGCCATCTCCTATGGAAAAACAGGCAGCAAATCTTTATACAAGGAAGATATTTGCAAAATTTCAAGAAGAGCTGGTTGAAACTTTTGTATATACTGCTAATAGGATTGAGGGCAATGCAGATATCGGCACATTCAGGGTTGCAAAATTTGAGGATAACCAAAGGGCCTATATGGTTTCATTAAACTGTCCAGAAATGAGAGCAAACTGCAGCTGCCAAATGTTTGAGTATTCAGGCATTCTTTGTAGACATGTTTTGACAGTATTCACAGTGACAAATGTTCTTACATTACCACCCCATTACATCTTAAAACGATGGACGAGAAATGCCAAAACTGGTGCAGGAACAGATGACCGTGGTGTTGATTTGCCTGGCCAAGAGTCTCTTACTTTGCGGTATAACAATCTATGTCGGGAAGCTATAAAATATGCAGAGGAAGGGGCAATAACTGTGGAAACTTATAATGCTGCTATGGGTGCTCTTAGAGAAGGTGGGAAGAAGGTTGCTGTTGTGAAGAAAAATGTTGCCAAAGTCTCACCTCCTGGCTCTCAGGGTGGTGGGACTGGTAACGATGATTGGAAGACCTCAACTTCAGCATCGGATACAACCCCATTTTTATGGCCATTGCAAGATGAAGTTACCCGGCGATTTAATCTGAATGATAATGGCACTCCAGTGCAATCTGTTGCTGATTTGAATCTTCCCCGCATGGCCCCCGTGTCGCTTCAGCGTGATGATGGACCCCCTGGTAACATG GCAGTTCTTCCTTGTCTCAAATCAATGACTTGGGTGATGGAGAACAAGAGCTCAACACCAGGGAATAGAGTTGCTGTCATCAACCTGAAG TTGCAAGATTATGGCAAGACTCCATCAACAGAATTGGAGGTTAAGTTTCAACTCTCGAGAGTTACATTGGAGCCGATGTTGAGGTCTATGGCATACATCAGTGAACAGCTCTCAACACCAGCTAACAGAGTTGCTGTCATCAATCTGAAG CTTCAAGACACTGAAACAACTACGGGAGAGTCAGAGGTTAAATTTCAGGTTTCCAGAGATACATTAGGTGCCATGTTGAGATCGATGGCCTACATTCGCGAGCAGCTTTCAATTTCT GTTGAGCCCCAAGCAGAGCCTCCGTCAAAGAAGCATCGGAAGTGA
- the LOC118032393 gene encoding serrate RNA effector molecule encodes MAEVINMPVDSLDHRGGNGGGGGRDRKDKPPTDDPQSSPPPPPPTQRRRERDSRERREDFDRPPNRRGGDYYDRNRSPPPPQREREREYKRRSSVSPPPPVPYRDRRHSPPPRRSPPYKRSRREDGGYDARRGSPRGGFGGGDRRFGYDYGGGYDREMGGRPGYGEERPHGRYMGRGGGYQGGPPDWELGRGGYGNTSNVVPAQREGLMSYKQFIQELEDDILPSEAERRYQEYKSEYISTQKRVFFEAHKDEEWLKDKYHPTNLVAVIERRNEVARKVAKDFLLDLQSGTLDLGPGVNAISSNKSGQASDQNSDDDAETGGKRRRHGRPPAKDTDLSAAPKAHPVSSEPKRIQVDVEQAQTLVRKLDSEKGVDENILSGSDNDKMSREKSHGSSTGPVIIIRGLTSVKGLEGVELLDTLITYLWRVHGLDYYGMIETNEAKGLRHVRAEGKSSDTSNSGTEWEKKLDSHWQERLRGQDPLEKMTAKEKIDATAVEGLDPYVRKIRDEKYGWKYGCGAKGCTKLFHAAEFVHKHLKLKHPELVMELTAKVREELYYQNYMNDSDAPGGTPVMQQSMPKDKPQRRRLGPLKDERGNRRERDNRANGNERFDRSENPQSGDFQSNDGPDGGNHDEAMFDTFGGQGIHVPSPFPSDIAPPPVLMPVPGAGPLGPFVPAPPEVAMRMFRDQGGPPPFEGGGRNARPGPQLGGPAPILLSPAFRQDPRRIRSYQDLDAPEDEVTVIDYRSL; translated from the exons ATGGCCGAAGTCATTAACATGCCGGTCGATTCCCTCGACCATCGCGGCGGGAACGGCGGCGGAGGAGGACGGGACAGGAAGGATAAGCCACCCACCGACGATCCACAATCTTCGCCTCCACCACCTCCGCCTACTCAACGACGCCGTGAGAGAGACTCAAGAGAGAGACGTGAAGATTTCGATAGACCACCTAATCGACGTGGAGGCGATTATTATGACAGGAATCGGTCCCCGCCACCTCCGCAacgagagagggagagagagtatAAGAGGAGGAGTAGTGTGAGTCCTCCACCTCCGGTGCCTTACAGAGACAGGAGACACTCGCCGCCGCCGAGGAGGTCGCCTCCGTATAAACGATCGAGGAGGGAGGATGGTGGATATGATGCCAGGAGAGGAAGTCCTAGAGGTGGATTTGGAGGTGGTGATCGAAG GTTTGGATATGATTATGGTGGTGGATATGACCGTGAGATGGGAGGAAGGCCAGGTTATGGTGAAGAAAGGCCTCATGGCCGATACATGGGTCGTGGAGGTGGATATCAAGGTGGTCCTCCAG ATTGGGAATTGGGACGTGGTGGTTATGGCAATACTTCCAATGTAGTGCCTGCTCAAAG AGAAGGCTTAATGTCATACAAGCAATTCATTCAGGAGCTTGAAGATGATATATTGCCATCTGAAGCTGAGCGCAG ATATCAAGAATACAAGTCAGAGTATATTTCGACTCAGAAACGGGTTTTCTTTGAGGCCCATAAAGATGAAGAATG GTTGAAGGACAAGTATCATCCAACAAATTTGGTTGCAGTCATTGAAAG GAGGAATGAAGTTGCACGAAAGGTTGCGAAAGACTTTTTGCTTGATTTGCAGAGTGGAACATTGGACCT AGGTCCTGGTGTCAACGCGATATCATCAAATAAATCAGGGCAGGCAAGTGATCAAAATTCTGATGATGATGCAGAGACTGGTGGTAAACGAAGAAGGCATGGTCGGCCACCTGCAAAAGACACTGATCTTTCAGCTGCTCCAAAGGCTCATCCAGTGAGTTCAGAACCCAAGAGAATCCAAGTTGACGTTGAACAAGCACAGACCCTTGTACGGAAACTTGATTCTGAAAAAGgtgttgatgaaaatattttaagcgGGTCTGATAATGACAAAATGAGTAGAGAGAAATCCCATGGAAGCTCCACTGGCCCTGTTATCATCATACGAGGCTTAACCTCAGTCAAGGGCCTTGAAGGTGTGGAGCTACTGGATACACTTATAACATATCTCTGGCGGGTCCATGGATTGGATTACTATGGAATGATTGAAACTAATGAAGCTAAGGGTCTTAGGCATGTGAGAGCTGAGGGAAAGAGTTCTGATACAAGCAACAGTGGAACTGAGTGGGAAAAGAAACTTGACTCACACTGGCAAGAGAGATTGAGGGGTCAAGATCCTCTAGAAAAAATGACTGCTAAGGAGAAGATAGATGCTACTGCAGTTGAAGGTTTGGATCCATATGTCCGGAAGATTAGAGATGAAAAGTATGGGTGGAAGTATGGTTGTGGAGCCAAGGGTTGCACAAAGCTCTTCCATGCTGCTGAGTTTGTGCACAAGCATCTCAAGCTGAAACACCCTGAACTTGTTATGGAGCTGACTGCCAAAGTGCGGGAAGAGCTGTATTATCAAAACTATATGAA TGATTCAGATGCACCTGGTGGCACACCTGTCATGCAGCAGTCCATGCCG AAGGATAAGCCACAAAGGCGCAGGCTTGGTCCGTTGAAGGATGAACGCGGCAACCGTAGAGAACGTGACAATAGAGCAAATGGCAATGAAAGATTTGATAGGTCTGAAAACCCACAATCAGGTGACTTCCAATCTAATGATGGTCCTGATGGAGGAAATCACGATGAAGCAATGTTTGATACTTTTGGAGGACAAGGCATCCATGTACCTTCCCCTTTCCCCTCAGATATAGCTCCTCCACCAGTTTTGATGCCTGTTCCTGGAGCTGG TCCACTGGGGCCTTTTGTTCCTGCCCCACCTGAAGTTGCAATGCGCATGTTTAGAGATCAGGGTGGCCCCCCTCCGTTTGAAGGTGGTGGCAGAAATGCAAGGCCTGGACCCCAACTAGGTGGGCCAGCCCCAATTCTTCTATCACCAGCCTTCCGACAGGATCCTCGACGTATACGCAG CTATCAAGACCTAGATGCCCCGGAGGATGAAGTCACTGTTATAGATTACAGGAGTTTGTAG